From the Leifsonia sp. AG29 genome, one window contains:
- a CDS encoding MFS transporter encodes MSSPRTERRDLGAGFGRLWTAAIASNLADGIGRTAVPLVATTLTRDPALIAGLSAVTFLPWLLFGIPAGILLDRVDRRMAMAAANTVRFAVAAVLALLISTGSLSIWLLYVCVLAFGLGETVFDNATTTVVPSLVRRDQLDRANGRMQAAEIVIQNFVATPIAGFLFAAAIVLPIWLTGSGFLVAGLLALTIPASAARASHLPLGGAPEGRPPFRAVVRFLWDHRFLRRMIVLTSVTASALAFAQGSVVLLFLDTLHVPAAFFGVMTALIGVGALGGALISSRLVERFGRGRVMLCAMVLSGAGMAVVGLPANLVVAIAGYAAGAFGVAVWNVPWGAVRQALIPNGMLGRAMGIIRTIGWGLTPIATVLGGFVARIDLRLPFVIGGGLVVLLSLASARLILSASAQEPEQELIPEGTRS; translated from the coding sequence GTGAGCTCGCCCCGCACCGAACGACGCGACCTGGGTGCCGGTTTCGGGAGGCTGTGGACCGCTGCGATCGCGAGCAACCTCGCCGACGGGATCGGGCGGACGGCTGTGCCGCTCGTCGCGACCACCCTGACCCGCGACCCCGCTCTCATCGCGGGTCTCTCCGCCGTCACCTTCCTCCCCTGGTTGCTCTTCGGGATCCCGGCGGGGATCCTGCTCGACCGGGTGGACCGGCGGATGGCGATGGCGGCGGCCAATACGGTGCGGTTCGCCGTCGCGGCCGTGCTCGCCCTCCTCATCTCCACCGGTTCCCTCAGCATCTGGCTGCTGTACGTGTGCGTCCTGGCCTTCGGGCTCGGCGAGACGGTGTTCGACAACGCGACCACGACGGTCGTCCCGAGTCTTGTCCGGCGTGACCAGCTGGATCGCGCCAACGGCCGCATGCAGGCCGCGGAGATCGTGATCCAGAACTTCGTCGCCACGCCGATCGCCGGCTTCCTGTTCGCTGCCGCTATCGTCCTGCCGATCTGGCTGACCGGTTCCGGCTTCCTGGTCGCCGGTCTGCTGGCGCTGACCATCCCCGCCTCGGCGGCCCGGGCGTCGCACCTGCCGCTGGGAGGCGCCCCGGAGGGCCGTCCTCCGTTCCGGGCCGTCGTGCGCTTCCTGTGGGACCATCGCTTCCTGCGCCGGATGATCGTGCTGACCTCCGTGACGGCGTCGGCGCTCGCTTTCGCCCAGGGGAGCGTCGTTCTGCTCTTCCTGGACACCTTGCACGTTCCGGCTGCATTCTTCGGCGTGATGACAGCCCTCATCGGGGTCGGCGCGCTCGGCGGCGCGCTGATCTCGAGCCGGCTCGTCGAGCGCTTCGGCCGCGGCCGGGTCATGCTCTGCGCCATGGTGCTGAGCGGTGCGGGCATGGCCGTGGTCGGACTCCCGGCGAACCTCGTCGTGGCGATCGCCGGCTACGCGGCGGGAGCATTCGGCGTGGCCGTCTGGAACGTGCCGTGGGGCGCCGTCCGGCAGGCCCTGATCCCCAACGGGATGCTCGGCCGGGCGATGGGCATCATCCGCACGATCGGCTGGGGGCTTACCCCGATCGCGACCGTGCTGGGCGGCTTCGTCGCCCGCATCGACCTCCGCCTGCCGTTCGTCATCGGCGGCGGCCTCGTCGTGCTGCTGTCCTTGGCGTCGGCGCGGCTGATCCTCTCGGCTTCCGCACAGGAGCCGGAACAAGAACTCATCCCGGAAGGAACACGATCATGA
- a CDS encoding winged helix-turn-helix domain-containing protein: MTDADAAAPGPRSHPFDNALGMPALRALAHPLRVEIMNELSDFGSATASMLAERLGESSGSTSYHLRQLAKHGIIVEDEERGTARERWWRMAAGGVTIGSPETVATPAGREATEIVSLGWHQNSERRLDGFLRRGLDLFGTDWVQASTLSTSHLQLTKEELAELGREYYVLLERLREKWKAAGAPDDNSVTNDDGGQRKRVQVQFNAFPLIEQELR; the protein is encoded by the coding sequence ATGACCGACGCAGACGCAGCCGCACCCGGACCCCGGTCGCACCCGTTCGACAACGCTCTCGGCATGCCCGCGCTCCGCGCACTGGCGCACCCGTTGCGCGTGGAGATCATGAACGAGCTGTCCGACTTCGGGTCCGCCACGGCCAGCATGCTCGCAGAACGTCTGGGGGAGTCGAGCGGCTCGACCAGTTACCACCTCCGGCAGCTCGCGAAGCACGGGATCATCGTCGAGGACGAGGAGCGCGGCACGGCGCGCGAGCGCTGGTGGCGGATGGCAGCGGGCGGCGTCACCATCGGCTCGCCGGAGACCGTGGCCACCCCGGCCGGACGGGAGGCGACGGAGATCGTCTCGCTCGGCTGGCACCAGAACAGCGAGCGCCGTCTCGACGGGTTCCTGCGTCGCGGCCTCGATCTGTTCGGCACCGACTGGGTGCAGGCGAGCACTCTCTCGACGTCCCACCTTCAGCTGACCAAGGAGGAGCTCGCGGAGCTCGGTCGCGAGTATTACGTCCTGCTCGAGCGTCTCCGCGAGAAGTGGAAGGCGGCGGGCGCTCCCGACGACAACAGTGTCACGAACGACGACGGCGGCCAGCGCAAGCGCGTCCAGGTGCAGTTCAACGCCTTCCCGCTCATCGAACAGGAGTTGCGGTGA
- a CDS encoding GNAT family N-acetyltransferase: MTVAVRRVEDNEFFTWLDLYTGYGEFYESPVTDEKALLVWSWLTDPSTGLEAYFAVDDEGTPIGLAHVREFVRPLDGSKGLYLDDLFVSADSRGAGAGTALLEAMRDHAKERGLSVVRWITAKDNETARRLYDRVAEKTKWVTYDLVP; encoded by the coding sequence ATGACGGTTGCAGTCAGACGGGTGGAGGACAACGAGTTCTTCACCTGGCTCGACCTCTACACGGGCTACGGCGAGTTCTACGAGAGCCCGGTGACGGACGAGAAGGCGCTCCTGGTCTGGAGCTGGCTCACCGATCCGTCGACCGGACTCGAGGCGTACTTCGCCGTCGACGACGAGGGGACACCGATCGGCCTCGCCCACGTCCGCGAGTTCGTCCGCCCGCTCGACGGCAGCAAGGGCCTGTACCTCGACGACCTCTTCGTCTCGGCCGATTCACGGGGCGCGGGCGCAGGCACGGCGCTGCTCGAAGCGATGCGCGACCACGCCAAGGAACGGGGCCTCTCGGTCGTCCGGTGGATCACCGCCAAGGACAACGAGACCGCCCGGCGGCTGTACGATCGCGTCGCCGAGAAGACGAAGTGGGTCACGTACGATCTCGTCCCCTGA
- a CDS encoding TetR/AcrR family transcriptional regulator, which translates to MTARHSGHAGSGRPRASSRRMLAEAAGELFLEQTYAGTTIDDVARRAGVSRATFFNYFGAKSDLLWLEVDESLESFDSTLDGVSRELPPMEAVLAAVLALADGFGPGRLPLAVTQVELMGTDAELRASALPRFLALVGALTGFIADRTATRRDELLPRAAATAVVGAGVSAATLWAAAGVRRGPLAPLVRRAVEPVCRGYADAWDHP; encoded by the coding sequence ATGACAGCTCGTCATTCCGGGCATGCGGGATCGGGCCGGCCCCGCGCCTCTTCGCGCCGCATGCTGGCCGAGGCGGCGGGGGAGCTCTTCCTCGAGCAGACCTACGCCGGGACGACGATCGACGACGTCGCGCGGCGAGCGGGGGTGAGCCGCGCCACCTTCTTCAATTACTTCGGCGCGAAGAGCGATCTGCTCTGGCTGGAGGTGGACGAGTCGCTCGAGAGCTTCGACAGCACCCTCGACGGGGTGAGCCGCGAGCTCCCGCCCATGGAGGCGGTGCTCGCCGCGGTGCTGGCGCTGGCGGACGGCTTCGGGCCGGGACGGCTCCCGCTCGCCGTCACGCAGGTCGAGCTGATGGGCACCGACGCGGAACTGCGCGCGTCGGCGCTTCCGCGCTTCCTCGCGCTCGTGGGAGCGCTCACTGGTTTCATCGCCGACAGGACCGCCACGAGGCGCGACGAGCTGCTGCCGCGAGCCGCGGCGACCGCGGTCGTGGGCGCCGGGGTCTCGGCGGCCACCCTCTGGGCTGCCGCCGGCGTGCGCCGGGGCCCGCTCGCCCCGCTCGTGCGGCGGGCCGTCGAGCCGGTCTGCCGCGGGTACGCCGATGCCTGGGACCACCCCTGA
- a CDS encoding ion channel protein, with translation MSAAEPELPQPTVRSLVLLSIPAVVIGVVSGLALWAVDELAALIERGVWTSLPAALGVDPSSGWWIAIVLTVTGLAVGLAVQLLPGHAGPDSATTELVSTPLRVGVLPSLAVATVLGLAGGVSLGPENPIIAINASLLAALVGRLWKAVPTRLVVLMAASGTIGALFGTPVAAALVFTGIVAAVRGGGALWDKLFVPLVSAAAGSLTMTALAHPSFAIPMPAYTHVTGWDVLSALIIGSVATGIGLLAALVFPAVHRTFHAVRFPVLMTLAGGLALGLLGAIGGPITLFKGLSQMSQLVQNRADYTVPALLLIVVVKLIALLVAAGSGFRGGRVFPAVFIGAAVGTLASALVPAVPVPVAVAAGVMGMTLAVTRDGWIAIFIGVAVTQNLLILPILCLAVLPTWLMVTKAPVFLISPAALKPTSPRGAGGAAR, from the coding sequence ATGTCCGCCGCCGAGCCTGAGCTGCCGCAGCCCACCGTCCGCTCGCTGGTCCTGCTCAGTATCCCGGCCGTGGTCATCGGCGTGGTCAGCGGGCTGGCACTGTGGGCCGTCGACGAACTCGCCGCGCTCATCGAACGGGGCGTCTGGACGTCGCTGCCCGCGGCTCTCGGCGTCGACCCCTCGTCAGGCTGGTGGATCGCGATCGTCCTGACCGTCACCGGCCTGGCGGTCGGGCTCGCCGTACAGCTCCTGCCCGGCCACGCGGGCCCCGATTCAGCGACCACCGAGCTCGTGTCGACGCCGTTGCGGGTCGGCGTGCTGCCGTCCCTCGCCGTGGCCACCGTGCTCGGACTCGCCGGCGGCGTGAGCCTCGGCCCGGAGAACCCGATCATCGCCATCAACGCCAGTCTTCTGGCGGCCCTGGTGGGGCGGCTCTGGAAAGCCGTCCCGACCCGGCTCGTCGTCCTCATGGCCGCGTCGGGGACCATCGGAGCGCTGTTCGGAACGCCTGTCGCTGCCGCGCTCGTCTTCACCGGCATCGTCGCCGCGGTGAGGGGCGGAGGCGCCCTCTGGGACAAGCTGTTCGTGCCCCTGGTTTCCGCCGCAGCGGGTTCCCTCACCATGACAGCTCTGGCGCACCCGAGTTTCGCCATCCCGATGCCCGCCTACACGCATGTCACCGGCTGGGATGTGCTGTCGGCCCTGATCATCGGTTCGGTGGCGACAGGGATCGGTCTCCTGGCCGCACTGGTGTTCCCCGCCGTGCATCGAACTTTCCACGCGGTCCGGTTCCCGGTGCTCATGACGTTGGCGGGTGGTCTCGCGCTCGGCCTTCTGGGGGCGATCGGCGGACCGATCACCCTTTTCAAGGGGCTCTCGCAGATGAGCCAGCTCGTGCAGAATCGAGCCGACTACACCGTTCCCGCACTCCTGCTGATCGTCGTCGTCAAGCTGATCGCTCTTCTCGTCGCAGCCGGATCCGGCTTCCGCGGCGGGCGCGTGTTTCCGGCCGTCTTCATCGGGGCGGCCGTCGGAACTCTCGCCTCAGCGCTCGTCCCGGCCGTTCCCGTTCCCGTCGCGGTGGCCGCCGGCGTCATGGGCATGACCCTCGCCGTGACACGCGACGGCTGGATAGCGATCTTCATCGGGGTCGCGGTCACCCAGAATCTGCTGATCCTGCCGATCCTCTGCCTCGCCGTTCTTCCGACCTGGCTGATGGTGACGAAGGCTCCGGTGTTCCTGATCTCCCCGGCAGCGCTTAAGCCGACTTCTCCTCGCGGCGCGGGCGGTGCGGCACGATAG
- a CDS encoding GNAT family N-acetyltransferase, with amino-acid sequence MAIEVRPVRDGDFFAWLDLYAKYAEFYETELTDQKALVLWSWLTAPEHEEEGYVAVDGDRIVGLANLREFARPLEGDRGLFLDDLFVLEEERDKGIGHALIEKARAIAAERGLGVVQWVTAQDNQTAQRVYDSVAERTAWVTYEIDLGARARVEGRA; translated from the coding sequence ATGGCTATCGAAGTCCGGCCCGTGCGGGACGGCGATTTCTTCGCGTGGCTCGACCTCTACGCGAAGTACGCCGAGTTCTACGAGACCGAGCTGACGGACCAGAAGGCGCTGGTCCTGTGGTCGTGGCTCACCGCGCCCGAGCACGAGGAGGAAGGGTACGTCGCCGTCGACGGCGACCGCATCGTCGGGCTCGCCAACCTGCGCGAGTTCGCCCGGCCGCTCGAGGGCGACCGCGGGCTCTTCCTCGACGACCTCTTCGTCCTCGAGGAGGAACGCGACAAGGGCATCGGGCACGCCCTGATCGAGAAGGCCCGGGCCATCGCCGCGGAGCGCGGTCTCGGCGTGGTCCAGTGGGTCACCGCCCAGGACAACCAGACCGCCCAGCGGGTCTACGACTCCGTCGCCGAGCGCACCGCGTGGGTGACCTACGAGATCGACCTGGGCGCGCGCGCTCGGGTCGAGGGCCGCGCCTGA
- the valS gene encoding valine--tRNA ligase yields MSANVPEKPALEGLEARWGDRWQVDGTFRFDREGALAAGRSGVYSIDTPPPTASGSLHIGHVFSYTHTDIIARYHRMRGQYVFYPMGWDDNGLPTERRVQNYYGVRCDPSLPYDPAFVPPFEGGDNKSTKAADQKPVSRRNFIELCERLTVEDEKQFEALWRALGLSVDWSQTYRTIGEEALRTSQLAFLRNVERGEAYQALAPTLWDITYRTAVAQAELEDREQPSAYHRVAFHGQDGPVYIETTRPELLPACVALVAHPDDERYRPLFGTTVRTPLFDVEVPVVAHRLAQPDKGTGIAMICTFGDITDVTWWRELDLPNRTIIGFDGRILPEPPAAIQSDAGREAYAQLAGKTVFSAKQSVVELLRASGDLVGEPKPIQHPVKFFEKGDKPLEIVSTRQWYVKNGARDEELRARLIELGRELDWHPDFMRVRYENWVNGLTGDWLISRQRFFGVPFPVWYPLDADGNPVFDETILPSADALPVDPSSDAAPGYEESQRGQAGGFVGEHDVMDTWMTSSLTPQLAGGWERDDELFSAVFPFDLRPQGQDIIRTWLFSTLLRSKLEGDVAPWKNAALSGFIVDPDRKKMSKSKGNVVTPADILERHGSDAVRYWAASSRLGTDAAFDPQNPTQIKIGRRLAIKVLNAAKFILGFEAPETLSLDRVTEPLDQSMLQNLADVVEEATRALDGYEHARALEAIEAFFWTFCDDYLELVKERAYGEASEGQVSAVVALRVALTTFLRLLAPVIPFATEEAWSWSEEGSVHLAPWPTADEVAGDWSSHRSLLSVVGRALTGVRGAKTAAKASQRTPVDSAVIAGPADEIAALELAAGDLRSVGRIADLRFASADELTVTDILLAQAPTEEDR; encoded by the coding sequence ATGAGCGCCAACGTGCCCGAGAAGCCGGCCCTCGAGGGCCTCGAAGCCCGCTGGGGCGACCGCTGGCAGGTCGACGGGACCTTCCGATTCGATCGCGAGGGCGCCCTCGCCGCGGGCCGCTCCGGCGTGTACTCGATCGACACCCCGCCGCCCACGGCCTCCGGTTCGCTGCACATCGGGCACGTGTTCAGCTACACGCACACCGACATCATCGCCCGCTATCACCGGATGCGCGGTCAGTACGTCTTCTACCCGATGGGCTGGGACGACAACGGCCTCCCGACCGAGCGCCGCGTGCAGAACTACTACGGCGTGCGGTGCGACCCGTCGCTCCCGTACGATCCCGCGTTCGTCCCTCCCTTCGAGGGCGGCGACAACAAGAGCACCAAGGCCGCCGACCAGAAGCCGGTCTCGCGCCGCAACTTCATCGAGCTGTGCGAGCGGCTGACCGTCGAGGACGAGAAGCAGTTCGAGGCGCTCTGGCGGGCCCTCGGGCTGTCGGTGGACTGGTCGCAGACCTACCGCACGATCGGCGAGGAGGCGCTGCGCACCTCCCAGCTCGCCTTCCTCCGCAACGTGGAGCGCGGCGAGGCCTACCAGGCGCTCGCCCCGACCCTGTGGGACATCACGTACCGCACCGCCGTGGCCCAGGCCGAGCTCGAGGACCGCGAGCAGCCGAGCGCCTACCACCGCGTCGCCTTCCACGGGCAGGACGGCCCCGTCTACATCGAGACCACCCGGCCCGAACTGCTGCCCGCCTGTGTGGCACTCGTCGCCCACCCGGACGACGAGCGGTACCGGCCGCTCTTCGGCACCACCGTCCGGACCCCGCTGTTCGACGTGGAGGTCCCGGTGGTGGCGCACCGCCTGGCGCAGCCCGACAAGGGCACCGGCATCGCGATGATCTGCACCTTCGGCGACATCACCGACGTCACGTGGTGGCGCGAGCTCGACCTCCCGAACCGGACGATCATCGGCTTCGACGGGCGCATCCTGCCCGAGCCCCCCGCGGCGATCCAGTCGGACGCGGGCCGCGAGGCGTACGCGCAGCTCGCCGGAAAGACCGTGTTCTCGGCCAAACAGTCCGTGGTGGAGCTGCTGCGCGCCTCCGGCGACCTCGTCGGCGAGCCCAAGCCCATCCAGCACCCGGTGAAGTTCTTCGAGAAGGGCGACAAGCCGCTCGAGATCGTCTCCACGCGCCAGTGGTACGTCAAGAACGGCGCCCGCGACGAGGAGCTCCGCGCGCGGCTGATCGAGCTGGGCCGCGAGCTCGACTGGCATCCGGACTTCATGCGGGTGCGCTACGAGAACTGGGTCAACGGCCTCACCGGCGACTGGCTGATCAGCCGCCAGCGCTTCTTCGGCGTCCCGTTCCCCGTGTGGTACCCGCTCGACGCGGACGGCAACCCCGTGTTCGACGAGACGATCCTCCCCTCCGCCGACGCCCTCCCCGTCGACCCGTCCTCCGACGCGGCCCCGGGCTACGAGGAGTCGCAGCGCGGTCAGGCCGGCGGTTTCGTGGGCGAGCACGACGTCATGGACACCTGGATGACCTCGTCGCTGACGCCGCAGCTGGCCGGCGGATGGGAGCGCGACGACGAGCTGTTCTCGGCGGTCTTCCCGTTCGATCTGCGGCCGCAGGGTCAGGACATCATCCGCACGTGGCTGTTCTCGACCCTCCTGCGCTCGAAGCTGGAGGGCGATGTCGCACCGTGGAAGAACGCGGCCCTCTCCGGCTTCATCGTCGACCCCGACCGGAAGAAGATGTCGAAGTCGAAGGGCAACGTCGTGACGCCCGCCGACATCCTCGAGCGTCACGGCTCCGACGCGGTCCGGTACTGGGCCGCCTCGTCGCGTCTCGGCACCGACGCGGCCTTCGACCCGCAGAACCCGACCCAGATCAAGATCGGGCGCCGCCTCGCGATCAAGGTGCTCAACGCGGCCAAGTTCATCCTCGGCTTCGAAGCCCCCGAGACGCTGAGCCTCGACCGGGTCACCGAGCCCCTCGACCAGAGCATGCTCCAGAACCTCGCAGATGTCGTCGAGGAGGCGACCCGAGCGCTGGACGGGTACGAGCACGCTCGCGCCCTGGAGGCGATCGAGGCGTTCTTCTGGACGTTCTGCGACGACTACCTCGAGCTCGTGAAGGAGCGCGCGTACGGCGAGGCGTCCGAGGGTCAGGTCTCCGCCGTGGTGGCGCTCCGCGTCGCCCTGACGACCTTCCTCCGGCTCCTCGCGCCGGTGATCCCGTTCGCCACCGAGGAGGCGTGGAGCTGGTCCGAGGAGGGATCGGTCCATCTCGCTCCGTGGCCCACCGCCGACGAGGTGGCGGGCGACTGGTCGTCCCACCGCTCCCTGCTCTCCGTCGTCGGGCGCGCGCTCACGGGCGTGCGCGGGGCGAAGACCGCGGCCAAGGCCTCCCAGCGGACGCCCGTCGACTCTGCCGTGATCGCCGGTCCGGCCGACGAGATCGCGGCGCTCGAACTCGCCGCGGGCGACCTCCGGTCGGTGGGCAGAATCGCCGACCTGCGCTTCGCCTCCGCCGATGAGCTCACGGTGACCGATATCCTCCTTGCTCAGGCACCCACCGAGGAGGATCGATGA
- a CDS encoding M3 family metallopeptidase yields MADTANPFLAPSPLPYQLPPFARIRDEHYAPAFEQGFAEQLAEIEAIVANKELPTFENTLVALERSGQTLLRVAEVFFNKSSADSTDFTNALEEEIAPKLAAHQDAIRLDPRLYERISELYRRIDGLGLDAESRYLLERYHQEFTLAGAGLSDEEKARLREFNQRLSTLTTRFEKNLLADTNELAVVFDSAEELDGLGESELSAAAEAARERGLEGSFVVNLVLLTGHPWLADLTNRDSRERIMRASRSRGIRGGEHDNRALVLEITRLRAERARLLGFETHAAFVTADETARTPQAVADMLGRLAPAAARNARAEQEDLQRQLPDGQSVASWDWAALTAKVRQEKYDVDLAAMRPYFEAERVLRDGVFYAATRLYGITFEERPDLVAYHPEARVFEVRNEDGSGLGLYILDLYTRDSKRGGAWMNPLISQSALLGNPTVVVNNLNVPKPAPGEPTLLTYDETNTLFHEFGHALHGLFARVTYPKFAGTNVFRDFVEFPSQVNEMWMLWPEIVENYAVHYKTGEKLPQEIIDRLHASESFNEGFATSEYLAAALLDQAWHTITADDQVEDVAEFEARALAEVGLDNPAVPPRYASTYFAHTFSGGYDAGYYSYIWSEVLDADTVEWFKENGGLTRENGDRFRHRLLGVGGSRDPLEAYRDFRGRDAVIDPLLKRRGLDR; encoded by the coding sequence ATGGCCGACACTGCGAACCCCTTTCTCGCCCCGAGTCCGCTCCCCTACCAGCTGCCGCCGTTCGCCAGAATCCGCGACGAGCACTACGCCCCCGCGTTCGAGCAGGGCTTCGCCGAGCAGCTCGCCGAGATCGAGGCGATCGTCGCGAACAAGGAGCTCCCTACGTTCGAGAACACCCTCGTCGCGCTCGAACGCTCGGGCCAGACGCTGCTCCGCGTCGCGGAGGTCTTCTTCAACAAGAGCTCGGCCGACAGCACAGACTTCACCAACGCGCTCGAGGAGGAGATCGCTCCGAAGCTCGCCGCCCACCAGGACGCCATCCGCTTGGATCCCCGCCTTTACGAGCGCATCTCCGAGCTCTACCGCCGGATCGACGGACTCGGCCTCGACGCCGAATCGAGGTACCTTCTCGAGCGCTACCACCAGGAGTTCACGCTCGCGGGTGCGGGCCTCAGCGACGAAGAAAAAGCGCGTCTCCGCGAGTTCAACCAGCGGCTCTCGACGCTGACGACCAGGTTCGAGAAGAACCTGCTCGCCGACACCAACGAGCTGGCCGTCGTCTTCGACTCCGCGGAGGAGCTGGACGGACTCGGCGAGAGCGAACTCTCTGCGGCGGCGGAGGCGGCCCGGGAGCGCGGACTCGAGGGCTCCTTCGTGGTGAACCTGGTCCTCCTCACCGGGCATCCGTGGCTGGCCGATCTCACGAATCGCGACTCCCGAGAGCGGATCATGCGCGCCTCCCGCTCGCGCGGCATCCGAGGCGGGGAGCACGACAACCGCGCCCTGGTCCTCGAGATCACGCGTCTGCGGGCGGAGCGGGCGCGCCTCCTCGGGTTCGAGACCCACGCCGCGTTCGTGACCGCCGACGAGACGGCACGGACACCCCAGGCGGTCGCGGACATGCTCGGCCGGCTCGCGCCCGCGGCCGCACGCAACGCGCGCGCCGAGCAGGAAGATCTGCAGCGCCAGCTCCCCGACGGTCAGTCCGTGGCGAGCTGGGACTGGGCCGCGCTCACCGCGAAGGTCCGTCAGGAGAAGTACGACGTCGACCTCGCCGCCATGCGACCGTACTTCGAGGCGGAGCGAGTCCTCCGCGACGGTGTCTTCTACGCTGCGACCCGCCTGTACGGGATCACGTTCGAGGAGCGTCCCGATCTCGTCGCGTACCACCCGGAGGCGCGTGTCTTCGAGGTGCGCAACGAGGACGGCTCGGGGCTCGGCCTCTACATCCTCGACCTGTACACGCGAGACTCCAAGCGTGGTGGCGCGTGGATGAACCCGCTCATCTCGCAGTCGGCGCTCCTCGGGAACCCGACGGTCGTCGTGAACAACCTCAACGTCCCGAAGCCGGCACCCGGTGAGCCCACGCTGCTCACCTACGACGAGACGAACACGCTGTTCCACGAGTTCGGTCACGCGCTGCACGGCCTGTTCGCGCGCGTCACGTATCCGAAGTTCGCGGGAACCAACGTATTCCGCGACTTCGTCGAATTCCCCAGTCAGGTGAATGAGATGTGGATGCTGTGGCCCGAGATCGTCGAGAACTACGCGGTTCACTACAAGACCGGCGAGAAGCTGCCCCAGGAGATCATCGATCGCCTCCACGCCTCCGAGTCGTTCAATGAGGGCTTCGCCACGAGCGAGTACCTCGCCGCCGCCCTCCTCGACCAGGCCTGGCACACGATCACGGCCGACGACCAGGTCGAGGACGTGGCCGAGTTCGAGGCCCGCGCGCTCGCGGAGGTCGGGCTCGACAACCCCGCTGTGCCTCCGCGGTACGCGAGCACCTACTTCGCGCACACGTTCTCGGGCGGCTACGACGCCGGGTACTACTCGTACATCTGGAGCGAGGTGCTCGACGCGGACACCGTCGAGTGGTTCAAGGAGAACGGCGGTCTCACTCGCGAGAACGGCGACCGGTTCCGGCATCGCCTCCTCGGTGTGGGCGGTTCGCGGGACCCGCTCGAGGCGTACCGCGACTTCCGTGGCCGCGACGCGGTCATCGACCCGCTGCTGAAGCGCCGCGGCCTCGATCGGTAG
- a CDS encoding MFS transporter, with protein sequence MTTLTSPSPSLTDRPGITPGTARRVTVASFVGTALESYDFYLYAYFAAFFVGPLFFQPLGAFGGALAGFLAIAAGFVIRPVGAVVFGNLGDRIGRRPTLLITILIMGLSTGLVGLLPTYAAAGWFGAIAIVLLRLLQGFSVGGEWGGSILLATEYANPKRRGFYAALPQLGSPVGSILSAVVFLILTVTMSSADLASWGWRIPFLTAFPLLLVSLYLRWSIDETPVFRKLVETGRRDAFPVLDVFRKAPVGFVIGIGAAVLGIGSYSLMNTYMVDYGTSVLGFKYQDLLIATTIGGLLQLVTIPLFGAWAARIGSARVVAIGAVGTLLVAFPMYLLLQSASFAVLVASMIIGGILPTLSWAALGGLMSDLFPSEVRYSGLSVAYSIAALLTSFVPALTLVLGKATGNAWWHPGVVLAIMSLITLIASVAAMRREPIIDEV encoded by the coding sequence GTGACCACCCTCACAAGCCCCTCCCCGAGCCTCACCGACCGCCCGGGCATCACTCCCGGGACCGCCCGGCGCGTCACCGTCGCGTCGTTCGTCGGAACCGCACTCGAATCCTACGATTTCTACCTCTACGCGTACTTCGCAGCGTTCTTCGTAGGCCCCCTCTTCTTCCAGCCCCTGGGCGCCTTCGGAGGTGCGCTCGCGGGCTTCCTCGCGATCGCCGCGGGCTTCGTGATCCGTCCCGTCGGCGCGGTGGTGTTCGGCAACCTCGGCGACCGGATCGGCCGTCGGCCCACGCTCCTCATCACGATCCTCATCATGGGGCTGAGCACCGGGCTGGTCGGACTCCTGCCGACCTACGCCGCGGCCGGCTGGTTCGGCGCGATCGCGATCGTGCTGCTCCGGCTGCTGCAGGGCTTCTCGGTCGGCGGCGAGTGGGGAGGCTCGATCCTCCTCGCGACCGAGTACGCGAACCCGAAGCGACGCGGCTTCTACGCCGCCCTCCCCCAGCTCGGTTCGCCGGTGGGGTCCATCCTCAGCGCGGTCGTCTTCCTCATCCTGACGGTGACCATGAGCTCGGCCGATCTCGCCTCCTGGGGCTGGCGGATCCCGTTCCTGACCGCCTTCCCGCTCCTCCTCGTCTCGCTCTACCTGCGCTGGTCGATCGACGAGACCCCGGTCTTCCGCAAGCTCGTCGAGACGGGCCGCCGCGACGCGTTCCCGGTGCTCGACGTCTTCCGCAAGGCGCCGGTCGGCTTCGTCATCGGGATCGGGGCGGCCGTGCTCGGCATCGGCTCCTACTCGCTGATGAACACGTACATGGTCGACTACGGCACGAGCGTCCTCGGCTTCAAGTACCAGGACCTCCTCATCGCGACCACGATCGGCGGCCTGCTGCAGCTGGTCACCATCCCGCTCTTCGGCGCGTGGGCGGCCCGGATCGGCTCCGCGCGGGTCGTCGCGATCGGCGCCGTCGGGACGCTCCTCGTCGCCTTCCCGATGTACCTGCTGCTCCAGAGCGCTTCGTTCGCTGTGCTGGTCGCGAGCATGATCATCGGCGGGATCCTCCCGACTCTGTCGTGGGCTGCTCTCGGCGGCCTCATGTCCGATCTCTTCCCGAGCGAGGTGCGCTACAGCGGGCTCTCGGTGGCGTACAGCATCGCTGCCCTGCTCACGTCGTTCGTCCCCGCCCTCACCCTCGTGCTGGGCAAGGCGACCGGGAACGCCTGGTGGCACCCGGGCGTCGTCCTCGCGATCATGTCGCTCATCACCCTCATCGCCTCGGTCGCCGCGATGCGCCGTGAGCCGATCATCGACGAGGTCTGA